In Streptomyces longhuiensis, the following proteins share a genomic window:
- a CDS encoding DUF5685 family protein, which yields MFGMVRPCSHRLGEGLKAQWMAHLCGLCLALRGDHGQFARVVTNYDGLLISVLTEAQAEHAAGGRRTAGPCPLRGMRTASVAQGEGARLAAAVSLVLASAKVRDHVADGDGLLARRPVAAAARRVATKWGKAGSRTGSDVGFDTAVLVDAVERQMGIEALAGLGTPVLTVTEPTETATAAAFTHTAVLAGRPGNAAPLAEAGRLFGRLAHLLDAVEDKEADAASGAWNPLTATGTDLAEARRLADDALRGIRLALREAEFVDGTLAHLLLVHELRRSVDRAFGTSGCAHGADASHIADPSHSPGPARGAHAPAASTPQQGPGAPGPWVPTGSGPYVPPGSSGPYGSQNPYGGGQGGPGGPGGPGGFGGGPSFQPPKPGKRGFLAGCAAAIGLCCTCKVCCADEFEGPWSRKKREGWCSECCSTDCSCCEACSICECCECCSCCDC from the coding sequence TTGTTCGGAATGGTCCGGCCTTGCAGCCATCGTCTCGGTGAGGGGCTCAAGGCCCAGTGGATGGCCCATCTGTGCGGACTCTGCCTGGCACTTCGCGGTGATCACGGGCAGTTCGCCCGGGTTGTCACGAACTATGACGGTTTGCTGATCTCGGTTCTGACGGAGGCTCAGGCCGAACACGCCGCCGGGGGACGGCGCACGGCGGGGCCCTGTCCGCTGCGCGGGATGCGCACCGCGTCCGTCGCGCAGGGCGAGGGCGCCCGGCTCGCCGCGGCCGTCTCGCTGGTCCTCGCCTCGGCGAAGGTCCGCGACCACGTCGCCGACGGCGACGGCCTCCTGGCCCGCAGGCCGGTGGCCGCGGCGGCCCGCAGGGTCGCCACCAAGTGGGGAAAGGCCGGTTCCCGTACGGGTTCTGACGTGGGGTTCGACACCGCGGTCCTGGTCGACGCCGTGGAGCGTCAGATGGGGATCGAGGCGCTCGCCGGCCTCGGCACCCCGGTGCTCACGGTCACCGAACCGACCGAGACGGCGACCGCCGCCGCCTTCACGCACACCGCGGTCCTCGCCGGACGCCCCGGCAACGCGGCGCCGCTCGCCGAGGCCGGACGGCTCTTCGGGCGGCTCGCGCACCTCCTGGACGCCGTGGAGGACAAGGAAGCTGACGCCGCGTCGGGTGCCTGGAACCCGCTCACGGCGACCGGCACGGACCTCGCCGAGGCACGGCGCCTCGCCGACGACGCGCTGCGCGGCATCCGCCTCGCCCTGCGCGAGGCCGAATTCGTCGACGGCACGCTCGCGCACCTTTTGCTCGTCCACGAACTGCGCCGCTCGGTCGACCGCGCCTTCGGCACGTCGGGCTGCGCGCACGGCGCCGACGCGTCCCACATCGCTGACCCCTCTCACAGCCCAGGCCCCGCGCGCGGCGCGCACGCACCGGCCGCGTCCACGCCGCAACAGGGCCCCGGCGCGCCCGGCCCCTGGGTGCCCACCGGATCGGGCCCGTATGTGCCGCCCGGGTCCTCGGGCCCGTACGGCTCGCAGAATCCGTACGGCGGCGGGCAGGGCGGTCCCGGTGGTCCGGGCGGGCCCGGTGGCTTCGGCGGTGGGCCGTCCTTCCAGCCGCCGAAGCCCGGCAAGCGCGGTTTCCTCGCCGGGTGTGCCGCGGCCATCGGGCTCTGCTGCACCTGCAAGGTGTGCTGTGCCGACGAGTTCGAGGGGCCCTGGTCCCGGAAGAAGCGCGAGGGCTGGTGCAGCGAATGCTGCTCCACCGACTGCAGTTGCTGCGAGGCGTGCTCGATCTGCGAATGCTGTGAGTGCTGCTCCTGCTGCGACTGTTGA
- a CDS encoding cell division protein SepF — MGSVRKASAWLGLVDDNDDERYYDDDYAEGAEPHTGAAWVTDPRVKVAADAAEEQGRRIGTVTPDGFRDARGIGEMFREGVPVIINLTAMEPGDAKRVVDFAAGLTFGLRGSIERVANRVFLLSPADTQVVNGEAESRPTDGFFNQS; from the coding sequence ATGGGATCGGTGCGCAAGGCGAGTGCCTGGCTTGGCCTCGTCGACGACAACGATGACGAGCGTTACTACGACGACGACTACGCCGAGGGGGCCGAGCCCCACACCGGCGCCGCCTGGGTCACGGACCCGCGCGTGAAGGTGGCGGCCGACGCCGCCGAGGAGCAGGGCCGCCGGATCGGCACGGTCACCCCGGACGGATTCCGGGACGCCCGTGGCATCGGCGAGATGTTCCGGGAAGGTGTCCCGGTCATCATCAACCTCACGGCCATGGAGCCCGGGGACGCCAAGCGCGTCGTCGACTTCGCGGCCGGGCTCACGTTCGGGCTGCGGGGTTCCATCGAGCGGGTGGCGAACCGGGTGTTCCTGCTGAGCCCTGCCGACACGCAGGTGGTCAACGGTGAGGCGGAGAGCCGTCCGACGGACGGTTTCTTCAACCAGAGCTGA
- a CDS encoding MFS transporter, which produces MSGTTTATVRSRLRTAGPGANRWVVLVVLCTSLLLVALDATVLHVAVPAVTQDLRPSAVQLLWIVDAYPLICAALLILFGTLGDRVGRRRVLLLGYGLFGVASALAVFASTPHVLILARALLGVGGAMIMPATLSILRAVFPDRRERAVAIGVWSAVAAIGAATGPVLGGFMVEHFWWGSVFLINIPLMAVMLPLGRLILPESKGRSDGPWDVVGALMAAVGMLGVVYGVKRLGVDRDLLDPSAVGPLLVGAAVLIVFVRRQKRREHPLIDMKMFARPAFSTAVGCIVLAMLALVGLELIAVQYLQLVLGLSPLETGVRLLPLTFAAMAAGVLGSSQLRRFGPRRMVSAGFVLTAAAVLMLTLMGQHDRPSLLTFGFVLLGFGLQTTLFGAYESMLSEASAQDAGGAAAIGETSYQLGAGMGIALLGSVMNAAYAPGIARVTGVPGSASAHAGNSLGEAYQVATRLGGTAGEALRSAARVAFVHGLHVTLFVSAGLLLLGAVAALRLPRRMECEAAAPQDAEGTAKIGPQRGPERVGVESTVA; this is translated from the coding sequence ATGTCCGGGACGACCACGGCCACCGTGCGCTCTCGCCTGCGGACCGCCGGCCCAGGCGCCAATCGCTGGGTCGTCCTCGTCGTTCTGTGCACCAGCCTGCTGCTCGTCGCCCTCGACGCGACCGTGCTGCACGTCGCCGTCCCCGCCGTCACCCAGGACCTGCGTCCCTCGGCGGTCCAGCTGCTGTGGATCGTCGACGCCTATCCGCTGATCTGCGCGGCGCTCCTGATCCTCTTCGGCACACTCGGTGACCGCGTCGGACGCAGACGCGTCCTCCTCCTCGGATACGGCCTCTTCGGCGTGGCCTCCGCACTCGCCGTGTTCGCCTCGACACCGCACGTCCTGATCCTGGCCCGCGCGCTGCTCGGCGTCGGCGGCGCGATGATCATGCCCGCGACCCTGTCGATCCTGCGGGCGGTCTTCCCCGACCGGCGCGAGCGCGCCGTGGCCATCGGCGTCTGGTCCGCGGTCGCCGCGATAGGCGCCGCCACCGGACCGGTGCTCGGCGGCTTCATGGTCGAGCACTTCTGGTGGGGCTCGGTCTTCCTGATCAACATCCCGCTGATGGCCGTCATGCTGCCCCTCGGCCGTCTCATACTTCCCGAGTCCAAGGGCCGTTCCGACGGGCCCTGGGACGTGGTCGGCGCACTCATGGCGGCCGTCGGAATGCTCGGTGTCGTCTACGGCGTGAAGCGGCTCGGCGTCGACCGCGACCTGCTGGACCCGTCCGCCGTCGGCCCCCTCCTCGTCGGCGCGGCCGTACTGATCGTGTTCGTGCGGCGGCAGAAGCGCCGCGAGCATCCGCTCATCGACATGAAGATGTTCGCCAGGCCCGCCTTCTCCACCGCGGTCGGCTGCATCGTCCTCGCCATGCTGGCCCTGGTCGGCCTGGAGCTGATCGCCGTCCAGTACCTGCAGCTGGTACTCGGCCTGAGTCCCCTGGAGACGGGGGTGCGGCTGCTGCCCCTCACCTTCGCGGCGATGGCCGCGGGTGTCCTCGGCTCGTCGCAGCTGCGCCGCTTCGGACCGCGCCGCATGGTCTCGGCCGGCTTCGTCCTCACCGCGGCCGCGGTGCTCATGCTCACGCTGATGGGACAGCACGACCGGCCGTCGCTGCTCACCTTCGGCTTCGTCCTTCTCGGCTTCGGCCTGCAGACCACCCTCTTCGGGGCGTACGAGTCGATGCTCAGCGAGGCCTCGGCGCAGGACGCGGGCGGCGCCGCGGCGATAGGGGAGACCTCCTACCAGCTCGGCGCGGGCATGGGCATCGCCCTGCTCGGCTCCGTGATGAACGCCGCGTACGCACCCGGGATCGCCCGGGTCACCGGAGTGCCCGGATCCGCGAGCGCCCACGCGGGCAACTCGCTCGGCGAGGCGTACCAGGTCGCGACGCGGCTCGGCGGCACCGCCGGTGAGGCGCTGCGCAGCGCCGCCCGGGTCGCCTTCGTCCACGGGCTGCACGTGACGCTGTTCGTCAGCGCCGGGCTCCTGCTGCTCGGCGCGGTGGCCGCGCTGCGGCTGCCCCGGCGGATGGAGTGCGAAGCCGCTGCCCCGCAGGACGCGGAGGGCACGGCGAAGATCGGGCCCCAGCGCGGTCCCGAGCGGGTCGGCGTGGAGTCCACCGTCGCGTGA
- a CDS encoding glycosyltransferase family 39 protein — MLAVWSAAKGKSPHTLLTARWDSLWYTRVADFGYGWEVRLPDGTVHSNLAFFPLLPWLERLVSAVSPLSSADAGLVVSWLASLCAAWGIFLVAELLYGRRAGICAVVLWAVLPVGIVQSMAYSESLFTALAAWSLYAVLTGRWVSAGLLASLAGLTRPVGAAVVAALWATAAVHVVRDRKISWRMAVGVLLAPLGAAAYVLWVGHRTGGGLFGYLDVQGQWGNGFDGGLAFARFVGDKFTSFPSALAGLGLTVGVALVIWLYVLCVRRGQPLALLVYCGIVVALALCASGYFGSKPRLLLPAFPLLLPVAVALARLRTSRSAAVLGGVALASAVYGAFWLNGSGPP, encoded by the coding sequence ATGCTCGCCGTGTGGAGCGCGGCGAAGGGGAAGAGCCCGCACACGCTGCTGACCGCCCGCTGGGACTCGCTCTGGTACACCCGCGTCGCGGATTTCGGCTACGGCTGGGAGGTGCGCCTGCCGGACGGCACCGTGCACTCGAACCTCGCGTTCTTCCCGCTGCTGCCGTGGCTGGAGCGGCTGGTGTCGGCGGTGAGCCCGCTGTCGTCCGCGGACGCGGGCCTGGTGGTGAGCTGGCTCGCGTCGCTCTGCGCGGCCTGGGGGATCTTCCTGGTGGCCGAGCTGCTGTACGGGCGACGGGCCGGGATCTGCGCGGTCGTGCTGTGGGCGGTGCTCCCGGTCGGGATCGTGCAGTCGATGGCGTACAGCGAGTCCTTGTTCACGGCGCTGGCGGCCTGGTCGCTGTACGCGGTCCTGACCGGACGGTGGGTGAGTGCGGGGCTGCTCGCCTCGCTCGCGGGGCTGACCCGGCCGGTGGGAGCGGCGGTGGTCGCCGCGCTCTGGGCGACGGCCGCGGTCCACGTCGTGCGCGACAGGAAGATCTCCTGGCGCATGGCCGTCGGTGTGCTGCTCGCCCCGCTGGGCGCCGCCGCGTACGTCCTGTGGGTGGGGCACCGCACGGGGGGCGGCCTCTTCGGCTATCTCGACGTGCAGGGCCAGTGGGGCAACGGCTTCGACGGCGGTCTCGCCTTCGCGCGCTTCGTCGGCGACAAGTTCACGTCATTCCCCTCGGCGCTCGCGGGGCTCGGCCTGACCGTCGGGGTCGCGCTCGTGATCTGGCTCTACGTGCTGTGCGTACGGCGAGGTCAGCCGCTCGCGCTCCTCGTCTACTGCGGGATCGTCGTCGCGCTCGCCCTGTGCGCGTCGGGGTACTTCGGCTCGAAGCCGCGACTGCTCCTGCCCGCCTTCCCGCTCCTGCTGCCGGTCGCGGTGGCGCTCGCCCGGCTGCGTACGAGCAGATCGGCGGCGGTGCTCGGCGGCGTGGCCCTGGCGTCGGCGGTGTACGGGGCCTTCTGGCTGAACGGCTCGGGTCCTCCTTGA
- a CDS encoding phosphatase PAP2 family protein, which produces MRTERNLTRLERLFARLDREPERPVNLDVPRMSRHRVVLFGATLSFYLAIVVAVLTTSWLVTFDWQVMFFRPYQQWPEIHAFLDYWVVLGQRGPTAVMVMAWLGWRSWRQHTLRPLLTFGAALLLLNITVGAAKIGMGRLGPHYATTIGSNEMWQGGDIFPSGHTANAVVTWGILAYLASTPRARRWLSAASAVISLSVGLTTVYLGTHWLSDVFLGWAAGLLILLALPWVEPLITQVEAAIFSLRELWRNRRSGALPAPAAKPAVVPQRVSPPASEEPPVREPVGAARAVRPPGLLAPGPHTARSERTPVTPAGSRRPPHADRMPRGTTSARPVAGG; this is translated from the coding sequence GTGCGTACCGAACGAAACCTCACCCGTCTGGAGCGGCTCTTCGCCCGCCTCGACCGTGAGCCGGAACGACCGGTCAACCTGGATGTGCCCAGGATGAGCCGGCACAGGGTCGTGCTCTTCGGGGCCACCCTGTCCTTCTACCTCGCCATCGTGGTGGCGGTGTTGACCACGTCCTGGCTGGTCACGTTCGACTGGCAGGTCATGTTCTTCCGGCCGTACCAGCAGTGGCCCGAGATCCACGCGTTCCTGGACTACTGGGTCGTGCTCGGCCAGCGCGGGCCGACCGCGGTGATGGTCATGGCCTGGCTCGGCTGGCGCTCATGGCGCCAGCACACGCTGCGGCCCCTGCTCACGTTCGGTGCCGCGCTGCTGCTCCTCAACATCACCGTGGGCGCCGCCAAGATCGGCATGGGCCGCCTCGGCCCGCACTACGCGACCACCATCGGCTCGAACGAGATGTGGCAGGGCGGCGATATATTTCCTTCCGGCCACACCGCCAACGCCGTGGTGACCTGGGGAATCCTCGCCTATCTGGCCTCGACGCCGCGCGCCAGGCGCTGGCTGTCGGCCGCGTCCGCCGTGATCTCGCTGAGCGTCGGCCTGACCACCGTCTACCTCGGTACGCACTGGCTCAGCGATGTCTTCCTCGGCTGGGCCGCGGGACTGCTCATCCTGCTCGCGCTGCCCTGGGTCGAACCGCTGATCACGCAGGTCGAGGCCGCGATCTTCTCGCTGCGCGAGCTGTGGCGCAACCGTCGCTCCGGTGCGCTCCCGGCACCCGCCGCCAAGCCCGCGGTGGTTCCGCAGCGCGTCTCCCCGCCCGCCTCGGAGGAACCGCCGGTGCGCGAACCGGTCGGCGCCGCGCGGGCCGTGCGGCCTCCCGGGCTGCTCGCCCCGGGTCCGCACACCGCGCGCTCCGAGCGCACCCCGGTCACGCCGGCAGGCAGCCGCAGGCCGCCGCACGCGGACCGGATGCCGCGCGGCACCACGTCCGCCCGCCCGGTCGCCGGCGGCTGA
- a CDS encoding I78 family peptidase inhibitor produces MAPIPTPPAEPQDTLDTYVGLDAPGAERRARERGWSTVRSLPPGAIITMEYRAGRLNFEVSDGTVTRCWKG; encoded by the coding sequence ATGGCACCCATTCCGACCCCTCCCGCAGAACCCCAGGACACCCTCGACACGTACGTCGGCCTCGATGCGCCGGGCGCCGAGAGGCGGGCCCGTGAGCGCGGCTGGTCCACGGTCAGGTCGCTGCCCCCGGGCGCGATCATCACCATGGAGTACCGCGCGGGACGCCTGAACTTCGAGGTGTCCGACGGCACCGTGACCCGCTGCTGGAAGGGCTGA
- a CDS encoding helix-turn-helix transcriptional regulator, which yields MLETSARLLRLLSLLQARREWSGADLADRLGVTPRTVRRDVDRLRGLGYPVDASPGTGGGYRMGAGAELPPLLLDDDEAVAVAVGLRASAGQGIEGIGETSVRALSKLEQVLPGRLRRRVSALNAFTVPMLRGPGPSDVDPSVLTELAAACRDSERLRFAYEDHGGAATRRTVEPHRLVCSERRWYLVAWDVDREDWRTFRVDRITPKPPHGPRFTPRTPPADDLAAYVSKGVSQGPYATRATIRLLVPVEEAAQRISPSAGTLEADGDDSCVLRTGAASLDVMVIHVILTGFEFEVLEPDGLTDAIRTARDRLSRALERAGSADGTTRTPDGADRTPGTRSGSGAA from the coding sequence ATGCTGGAGACCTCGGCCCGACTCCTGCGGCTGCTCTCGCTGCTGCAGGCCCGCCGCGAGTGGTCGGGCGCCGACCTCGCGGACCGGCTCGGCGTCACGCCGCGCACCGTCCGCCGCGACGTCGACCGGCTGCGCGGGCTCGGCTACCCCGTCGACGCGAGCCCCGGCACCGGCGGCGGCTACCGGATGGGCGCCGGCGCCGAGCTGCCGCCGCTGCTCCTCGACGACGACGAGGCCGTCGCGGTCGCCGTAGGTCTGCGCGCCTCGGCCGGCCAGGGCATCGAGGGCATCGGCGAGACATCCGTACGGGCCCTGTCCAAGCTCGAACAGGTCCTTCCCGGGCGGCTCCGCCGCCGGGTGTCCGCCCTCAACGCGTTCACCGTGCCGATGCTCCGCGGCCCGGGCCCCTCCGACGTCGACCCGTCCGTCCTCACCGAACTCGCGGCCGCCTGCCGGGACTCGGAGCGGCTGCGCTTCGCCTACGAGGACCACGGGGGCGCCGCCACGCGCCGCACCGTCGAGCCGCACCGCCTGGTGTGCAGCGAGCGCCGCTGGTACCTGGTCGCCTGGGACGTCGACCGCGAGGACTGGCGCACGTTCCGCGTCGACCGCATCACGCCGAAGCCGCCGCACGGGCCGCGCTTCACCCCGCGCACGCCACCAGCCGACGACCTCGCCGCGTATGTCTCGAAGGGCGTCTCGCAGGGCCCGTACGCCACCAGGGCGACGATCCGGCTCCTGGTGCCCGTCGAGGAGGCGGCGCAGCGGATCAGCCCGTCGGCGGGCACGCTCGAGGCCGATGGCGACGACAGCTGTGTGCTGCGCACCGGGGCGGCGAGCCTCGACGTGATGGTGATCCACGTGATCCTGACGGGCTTCGAGTTCGAGGTGCTCGAACCCGACGGGCTCACGGACGCGATCAGAACCGCTCGGGACCGTCTGTCCCGGGCGCTTGAACGGGCCGGCTCAGCGGACGGGACGACGCGAACGCCGGATGGTGCAGATCGAACGCCGGGGACTCGGAGCGGATCCGGGGCAGCGTGA
- a CDS encoding FixH family protein, which produces MTPPTASADFSASPEPSAGDGTTAPHADCIADSAGGLTFDVTDHGGPDPAHLVLTERDSGEDVRLPLTPAGDGSLRAALPSSVRLPEGRWDVFAQVAGEEPRRLAPGLNDLRSLVDRVPSGSRGFVAVRIPYATKHGNLTVRSWLRAPHAEAGELLVADGEMTVSGRVYGTAITPKAYAEIRSRADGGPALRSELTPHGDEFTFRVGYEELEEGRWDLWVRPEGEDGLAVRVARLLDDVADKKPIFTYPTAHLDTGRGRIAVEPYYTRDNDLAVLVTAAAAE; this is translated from the coding sequence ATGACGCCGCCGACCGCTTCGGCCGACTTCTCGGCCTCGCCCGAGCCGTCCGCGGGGGACGGGACCACGGCGCCCCACGCCGACTGCATCGCCGACTCGGCGGGCGGTCTCACCTTCGACGTCACCGACCACGGCGGGCCCGACCCGGCCCATCTGGTCCTCACCGAGCGCGACAGCGGCGAGGACGTGCGCCTGCCGCTGACTCCGGCGGGCGACGGCAGCCTCCGGGCGGCGCTGCCCAGCAGCGTCCGGCTGCCCGAGGGGCGCTGGGACGTCTTCGCGCAGGTGGCGGGCGAGGAGCCGCGGCGCCTGGCCCCCGGCCTCAACGACCTGCGGTCCCTCGTCGACCGCGTACCCAGCGGCTCCCGAGGCTTCGTCGCCGTCCGCATCCCCTATGCGACCAAGCACGGCAACCTCACCGTGCGCAGCTGGCTGCGCGCCCCGCACGCCGAGGCGGGCGAACTGCTCGTCGCGGACGGCGAGATGACGGTCAGCGGACGGGTCTACGGCACCGCGATCACCCCCAAGGCGTACGCGGAGATACGTTCACGTGCCGACGGCGGTCCGGCGCTCCGCAGCGAACTGACCCCGCACGGCGACGAGTTCACCTTCCGCGTCGGGTACGAGGAGCTGGAAGAGGGACGCTGGGACCTGTGGGTGCGCCCGGAGGGCGAGGACGGACTCGCGGTACGCGTAGCCCGGCTCCTGGACGACGTCGCCGACAAGAAGCCGATCTTCACCTACCCCACCGCACACCTGGACACCGGGCGCGGCCGGATCGCGGTCGAGCCGTACTACACGAGGGACAACGACCTGGCGGTCCTCGTGACCGCGGCGGCCGCCGAGTAG
- a CDS encoding glycosyltransferase family 4 protein, which translates to MQISFLIHNAYGIGGTIRTTYNLANTLAEQHDVEVVSVLRHRDEPVFRADPRIRVRHLIDIRKGTPGYEGDSPEYRTPAATFPRAEGRYDQYNALTDRRISEHLRAVDADVVVGTRPGLNVHLARQTRRGPLRVGQEHLTLDSHPTALRRQLRAVYPRLDALTTTTEADAGAYRAKMRLPGVRIEAVPNSVPAPGVEPADGSGKWVVAAGRLAPVKRYDLLVRAFDRVRAERPDWRLRIYGSGKQKDKLRALIDDLGLYNHVFLMGPAHPIEPEWAKGSIAAVTSSLESFGMTIVEAMRCGLPVVATDCPHGPGEIIDNGVDGRLVEVGNVEAISGGLLELINNDALRARMASAALKDSERFDPAHIAERYESLFGSLTARRGGGLLHRTRGALLGGAYAVRDAGRSAFTAQGTSQRKGRTA; encoded by the coding sequence ATGCAGATTTCTTTCCTGATTCACAACGCGTACGGAATCGGAGGGACGATTCGGACGACGTACAACCTCGCGAACACGCTTGCCGAACAGCACGACGTCGAGGTGGTCTCCGTCCTGCGCCATCGTGACGAACCGGTCTTCAGGGCCGACCCGAGGATCCGCGTCCGGCACCTCATCGACATCCGCAAGGGCACACCGGGCTACGAGGGCGACAGCCCCGAATACCGCACCCCCGCCGCGACGTTCCCGCGCGCCGAGGGCCGGTACGACCAGTACAACGCGCTCACCGACCGGCGGATCTCCGAGCACCTGCGCGCGGTCGACGCCGACGTCGTCGTCGGCACCCGCCCGGGACTCAACGTGCACCTGGCCCGCCAGACCCGGCGCGGCCCCCTGCGCGTCGGCCAGGAACACCTCACGCTCGACAGCCACCCCACCGCGCTGCGCCGGCAGTTGCGCGCGGTCTACCCGCGGCTCGACGCGCTCACCACGACCACGGAGGCCGACGCCGGGGCGTACCGCGCGAAGATGCGGCTGCCGGGCGTGCGGATCGAGGCCGTGCCGAACTCCGTGCCCGCGCCCGGCGTCGAGCCGGCGGACGGCTCGGGCAAGTGGGTCGTCGCGGCCGGCCGGCTGGCGCCCGTGAAGCGGTACGACCTGTTGGTCAGGGCCTTCGACCGGGTCCGCGCCGAGCGGCCCGACTGGCGCCTGCGGATCTACGGCAGCGGCAAGCAGAAGGACAAGCTCCGCGCCCTGATCGACGACCTCGGTCTCTACAACCATGTGTTCCTCATGGGCCCCGCCCACCCCATCGAACCGGAGTGGGCGAAAGGTTCGATCGCCGCCGTCACCTCCAGCCTGGAGTCGTTCGGCATGACGATCGTCGAGGCGATGCGCTGCGGCCTCCCGGTGGTCGCCACCGACTGTCCGCACGGCCCCGGCGAAATCATCGACAACGGTGTCGACGGGCGGCTGGTCGAGGTGGGCAACGTCGAGGCGATCTCCGGCGGCCTCCTCGAACTGATCAACAACGACGCGCTGCGCGCCCGGATGGCGAGCGCCGCGCTCAAGGACTCCGAGCGGTTCGACCCGGCGCACATCGCCGAGCGCTACGAATCGCTGTTCGGCTCGCTGACGGCCCGCCGCGGCGGAGGCCTTCTGCACCGCACCCGCGGCGCGCTGCTCGGGGGCGCGTACGCCGTGCGGGACGCGGGACGCTCCGCGTTCACGGCCCAGGGAACGTCACAGAGAAAGGGGCGCACGGCATGA
- a CDS encoding transglycosylase family protein: protein MLPMPVNRTRPARRFRLAALPAALFAVLLAPAAAAAVPPPPAPGPGRLILQLDDCAKDRWPWGCLAECESSGRWHINSGNAYYGGLQFRQSTWKENGGLGYAPRADLATRAEQIAVAEKVLSTQGWRAWPVCSKVLELDGRVHVVKQGETLGSIAARYHVKGGWRKLYKANKRMVGPHPDRLNKGTVLLIPKASAKSRS from the coding sequence ATGCTCCCCATGCCCGTGAACCGCACGCGCCCCGCTCGCCGCTTCCGCCTCGCGGCCCTGCCGGCCGCCCTGTTCGCCGTCCTGCTCGCCCCCGCGGCCGCGGCCGCCGTTCCGCCCCCGCCGGCTCCCGGCCCCGGGCGCCTGATCCTCCAGCTGGACGACTGCGCCAAGGACCGGTGGCCGTGGGGCTGCCTCGCCGAGTGCGAGAGCAGCGGGCGCTGGCACATCAACAGCGGCAACGCCTACTACGGAGGGCTGCAGTTCCGGCAGTCCACCTGGAAGGAGAACGGCGGCCTCGGCTACGCCCCGCGCGCGGACCTCGCGACGCGCGCCGAACAGATCGCGGTCGCCGAGAAGGTGCTGAGCACCCAGGGCTGGCGTGCCTGGCCGGTCTGCTCCAAGGTCCTCGAGCTCGACGGCCGCGTCCATGTGGTCAAGCAGGGCGAGACCCTCGGCTCGATCGCCGCGCGGTACCACGTCAAGGGCGGCTGGCGGAAGCTCTACAAGGCCAACAAGCGGATGGTCGGGCCCCACCCCGACCGTCTCAACAAAGGCACCGTGCTGCTCATCCCGAAGGCGTCGGCCAAGAGCCGCAGCTGA